A DNA window from Megalobrama amblycephala isolate DHTTF-2021 linkage group LG11, ASM1881202v1, whole genome shotgun sequence contains the following coding sequences:
- the tab2 gene encoding TGF-beta-activated kinase 1 and MAP3K7-binding protein 2 isoform X3, with protein MAQGNQQIDNQVLHHLQQKFPEVPEDVVCECVLQPLPSNHLSCRDGVPQSSQFLNKNDLAACCEYLAKNTHGAVQRDVVRMNGSRTLTPSVNDGPLNVLSPLSEFYQPETPSVPTHTPTSLSAFAAMESTRKPQPPQHLGLYQVGGKGHGPPPTPRFNPITVTLAPNTGRNTPTSLHIHGGPQSGLNSPNSIYIRPYVTQPGSTRQVQGRAQYSPTSQPAQQIYQITHPAASQSSWSGSQHQTSHVYMPISSPTNTQAPSIPSAVASQASSSSPSPSSCSSAASFSQYNIQNISTGPRKNQIEIKLESPQRIAGGSSTATATLLRSGSAPRATCSSTSSSCPSSSSLAASTGPSAPISIGGAGLSRSQPTVYISASPPAAATTPSDECAIVPNTPRSQPKFYISANTSADDGGGRNPPTVYISANPTLQNSAGLRALGSQVSMGPAYIHHHPPKSRPSVGAGGTATSPRVVVTQPNTKYTFKITVSPNKPPAVSPGVVSPTFEPTNLLSLPGDHHYAEPDPLYQSDPLSPHRDKSSEPRRLSMGADDAAYTQALLVHQRARMERLWHELELKKRKLEKLKEEVNEMENDLTRRRLQRSNSVCQIPSIEEMQQLRCKNRLLQIDIDCLTKEIDLLQTRGPDFNPIAIHNFYDNLGFLGPVPPKPHKGSTKQAVDHTGSLDRRGRKINVSSKLKRDPSLPPVPPSMAVSMEGSRNVRVMPEPEEDDGVQWSCTACTFLNHPALNRCEECEFPRHF; from the exons ATGGCACAGGGAAACCAGCAGATTGACAACCAGGTTCTGCACCACCTGCAGCAAAAGTTTCCAGAAGTTCCAGAGGACgtggtgtgtgagtgtgtcctACAG CCCCTCCCTTCAAACCACCTGTCATGTAGAGACGGCGTTCCACAATCTAGCCAGTTCCTG AATAAGAACGATTTGGCTGCATGTTGCGAGTACCTGGCCAAG AATACCCATGGTGCAGTGCAGCGAGATGTAGTAAGGATGAATGGCAGCAGGACTCTCACCCCCAGTGTGAACGATGGGCCTTTAAACGTACTGTCTCCCCTCTCTGAGTTCTATCAGCCTGAAACGCCGTCTGTGCCTACACACACGCCCACAAGCCTCAGTGCATTCGCTGCCATGGAGTCCACTCGTAAGCCGCAGCCTCCTCAGCATCTTGGCCTTTACCAGGTTGGGGGCAAAGGTCATGGACCACCGCCAACCCCACGCTTCAACCCAATCACAGTGACGCTCGCGCCCAACACCGGCCGAAATACACCTACCTCCCTGCACATACATGGAGGGCCTCAGTCGGGTCTGAACAGTCCAAACTCCATCTATATTCGCCCATACGTGACCCAGCCAGGCTCAACGCGACAGGTACAAGGACGAGCGCAGTACAGTCCCACCTCCCAGCCTGCCCAGCAGATCTATCAGATCACTCATCCTGCAGCTTCCCAGAGTTCGTGGAGCGGCAGCCAGCATCAAACCTCACATGTATACATGCCTATAAGTTCACCTACCAACACCCAGGCCCCCTCCATCCCCTCGGCTGTGGCGTCACAGGCATCCTCTTCGTCACCCTCGCCTTCCTCATGCTCATCTGCTGCCTCCTTTAGCCAGTATAACATCCAGAACATCTCAACTGGGCCACGGAAGAATCAAATTGAGATAAAGTTGGAGTCTCCACAGAGGATAGCTGGTGGTTCGAGCACGGCCACCGCTACGCTCCTGCGTTCCGGTTCTGCCCCACGAGCCACCTGTAGCTCCACATCTTCATCCTGTCCATCGTCATCTTCGCTGGCTGCCAGCACGGGTCCTTCTGCCCCGATCTCAATTGGAGGTGCTGGGCTCAGTCGCAGCCAGCCCACGGTGTATATCTCTGCGTCCCCACCCGCTGCTGCTACTACCCCATCGGACGAATGCGCCATTGTTCCCAACACCCCTCGCTCACAGCCCAAGTTCTATATTTCTGCAAACACATCAGCCGATGATGGAGGGGGAAGGAACCCGCCTACAGTCTATATCTCGGCCAATCCAACACTTCAGAATTCTGCTGGTCTGCGGGCTTTAGGAAGCCAGGTGAGCATGGGACCTGCATATATACACCACCACCCACCCAAATCTCGTCCCTCTGTGGGAGCTGGAGGGACTGCCACGTCTCCTCGTGTGGTGGTAACGCAGCCCAACAccaaatacacatttaaaatcaCTGTCTCCCCCAATAAACCGCCAGCTGTGTCTCCTGGAGTGGTATCGCCAACGTTTGAGCCAACTAACCTGCTCAGTCTACCTGGCGATCACCATTATGCAGAGCCGGATCCCCTGTACCAGTCTGACCCGCTTTCACCTCACCGGGACAAAAGCTCAGAGCCTCGCAGACTCAGCATGGGTGCTGACGACGCTGCGTACACACAAG CTTTGCTAGTGCATCAGAGAGCACGCATGGAGAGATTGTGGCATGAATTAGAGCTGAAGAAGAGAAAGCTGGAGAAGCTGAAAGAAGAAGTCAACGAGATGGAAAATGACCTCACAAGGAGACGACTGCAGCGCTCCAACTCAGTCTGTCAGATACCATCT attGAGGAGATGCAGCAACTGAGGTGTAAGAATAGGCTTCTACAGATCGATATTGATTGTTTAACCAAAGAGATTGACCTCCTTCAGACAAGAG GACCAGACTTTAATCCCATTGCAATTCACAATTTTTATGACAACCTTGGATTCTTGGGTCCTGTACCTCCTAAACCGCATAAAGGTTCTACAAAACAAG CTGTGGATCACACAGGTTCTCTAGACAGGAGAGGGCGCAAAATAAACGTCAGCTCCAAGTTAAAGAGAGACCCGTCTCTACCTCCTGTACCACCTTCTATGGCTGTATCCATGG AGGGCAGTAGGAATGTGAGGGTCATGCCGGAGCCTGAGGAGGATGATGGAGTTCAGTGGAGCTGTACTGCCTGCACCTTCCTCAACCACCCTGCCCTCAACCGCTGTGAAGAGTGTGAATTTCCACGGCATTTctga
- the tab2 gene encoding TGF-beta-activated kinase 1 and MAP3K7-binding protein 2 isoform X2, whose amino-acid sequence MAQGNQQIDNQVLHHLQQKFPEVPEDVVCECVLQNKNDLAACCEYLAKVSPGFLYSEGSQSLTDLRNHMTQLNLGVSQNTHGAVQRDVVRMNGSRTLTPSVNDGPLNVLSPLSEFYQPETPSVPTHTPTSLSAFAAMESTRKPQPPQHLGLYQVGGKGHGPPPTPRFNPITVTLAPNTGRNTPTSLHIHGGPQSGLNSPNSIYIRPYVTQPGSTRQVQGRAQYSPTSQPAQQIYQITHPAASQSSWSGSQHQTSHVYMPISSPTNTQAPSIPSAVASQASSSSPSPSSCSSAASFSQYNIQNISTGPRKNQIEIKLESPQRIAGGSSTATATLLRSGSAPRATCSSTSSSCPSSSSLAASTGPSAPISIGGAGLSRSQPTVYISASPPAAATTPSDECAIVPNTPRSQPKFYISANTSADDGGGRNPPTVYISANPTLQNSAGLRALGSQVSMGPAYIHHHPPKSRPSVGAGGTATSPRVVVTQPNTKYTFKITVSPNKPPAVSPGVVSPTFEPTNLLSLPGDHHYAEPDPLYQSDPLSPHRDKSSEPRRLSMGADDAAYTQALLVHQRARMERLWHELELKKRKLEKLKEEVNEMENDLTRRRLQRSNSVCQIPSIEEMQQLRCKNRLLQIDIDCLTKEIDLLQTRGPDFNPIAIHNFYDNLGFLGPVPPKPHKGSTKQAVDHTGSLDRRGRKINVSSKLKRDPSLPPVPPSMAVSMEGSRNVRVMPEPEEDDGVQWSCTACTFLNHPALNRCEECEFPRHF is encoded by the exons ATGGCACAGGGAAACCAGCAGATTGACAACCAGGTTCTGCACCACCTGCAGCAAAAGTTTCCAGAAGTTCCAGAGGACgtggtgtgtgagtgtgtcctACAG AATAAGAACGATTTGGCTGCATGTTGCGAGTACCTGGCCAAGGTGAGTCCTGGTTTTTTGTATAGTGAAGGCAGCCAGAGTTTGACAGATCTTCGCAATCACATGACCCAACTCAACCTCGGCGTCTCTCAGAATACCCATGGTGCAGTGCAGCGAGATGTAGTAAGGATGAATGGCAGCAGGACTCTCACCCCCAGTGTGAACGATGGGCCTTTAAACGTACTGTCTCCCCTCTCTGAGTTCTATCAGCCTGAAACGCCGTCTGTGCCTACACACACGCCCACAAGCCTCAGTGCATTCGCTGCCATGGAGTCCACTCGTAAGCCGCAGCCTCCTCAGCATCTTGGCCTTTACCAGGTTGGGGGCAAAGGTCATGGACCACCGCCAACCCCACGCTTCAACCCAATCACAGTGACGCTCGCGCCCAACACCGGCCGAAATACACCTACCTCCCTGCACATACATGGAGGGCCTCAGTCGGGTCTGAACAGTCCAAACTCCATCTATATTCGCCCATACGTGACCCAGCCAGGCTCAACGCGACAGGTACAAGGACGAGCGCAGTACAGTCCCACCTCCCAGCCTGCCCAGCAGATCTATCAGATCACTCATCCTGCAGCTTCCCAGAGTTCGTGGAGCGGCAGCCAGCATCAAACCTCACATGTATACATGCCTATAAGTTCACCTACCAACACCCAGGCCCCCTCCATCCCCTCGGCTGTGGCGTCACAGGCATCCTCTTCGTCACCCTCGCCTTCCTCATGCTCATCTGCTGCCTCCTTTAGCCAGTATAACATCCAGAACATCTCAACTGGGCCACGGAAGAATCAAATTGAGATAAAGTTGGAGTCTCCACAGAGGATAGCTGGTGGTTCGAGCACGGCCACCGCTACGCTCCTGCGTTCCGGTTCTGCCCCACGAGCCACCTGTAGCTCCACATCTTCATCCTGTCCATCGTCATCTTCGCTGGCTGCCAGCACGGGTCCTTCTGCCCCGATCTCAATTGGAGGTGCTGGGCTCAGTCGCAGCCAGCCCACGGTGTATATCTCTGCGTCCCCACCCGCTGCTGCTACTACCCCATCGGACGAATGCGCCATTGTTCCCAACACCCCTCGCTCACAGCCCAAGTTCTATATTTCTGCAAACACATCAGCCGATGATGGAGGGGGAAGGAACCCGCCTACAGTCTATATCTCGGCCAATCCAACACTTCAGAATTCTGCTGGTCTGCGGGCTTTAGGAAGCCAGGTGAGCATGGGACCTGCATATATACACCACCACCCACCCAAATCTCGTCCCTCTGTGGGAGCTGGAGGGACTGCCACGTCTCCTCGTGTGGTGGTAACGCAGCCCAACAccaaatacacatttaaaatcaCTGTCTCCCCCAATAAACCGCCAGCTGTGTCTCCTGGAGTGGTATCGCCAACGTTTGAGCCAACTAACCTGCTCAGTCTACCTGGCGATCACCATTATGCAGAGCCGGATCCCCTGTACCAGTCTGACCCGCTTTCACCTCACCGGGACAAAAGCTCAGAGCCTCGCAGACTCAGCATGGGTGCTGACGACGCTGCGTACACACAAG CTTTGCTAGTGCATCAGAGAGCACGCATGGAGAGATTGTGGCATGAATTAGAGCTGAAGAAGAGAAAGCTGGAGAAGCTGAAAGAAGAAGTCAACGAGATGGAAAATGACCTCACAAGGAGACGACTGCAGCGCTCCAACTCAGTCTGTCAGATACCATCT attGAGGAGATGCAGCAACTGAGGTGTAAGAATAGGCTTCTACAGATCGATATTGATTGTTTAACCAAAGAGATTGACCTCCTTCAGACAAGAG GACCAGACTTTAATCCCATTGCAATTCACAATTTTTATGACAACCTTGGATTCTTGGGTCCTGTACCTCCTAAACCGCATAAAGGTTCTACAAAACAAG CTGTGGATCACACAGGTTCTCTAGACAGGAGAGGGCGCAAAATAAACGTCAGCTCCAAGTTAAAGAGAGACCCGTCTCTACCTCCTGTACCACCTTCTATGGCTGTATCCATGG AGGGCAGTAGGAATGTGAGGGTCATGCCGGAGCCTGAGGAGGATGATGGAGTTCAGTGGAGCTGTACTGCCTGCACCTTCCTCAACCACCCTGCCCTCAACCGCTGTGAAGAGTGTGAATTTCCACGGCATTTctga
- the tab2 gene encoding TGF-beta-activated kinase 1 and MAP3K7-binding protein 2 isoform X1: protein MAQGNQQIDNQVLHHLQQKFPEVPEDVVCECVLQPLPSNHLSCRDGVPQSSQFLNKNDLAACCEYLAKVSPGFLYSEGSQSLTDLRNHMTQLNLGVSQNTHGAVQRDVVRMNGSRTLTPSVNDGPLNVLSPLSEFYQPETPSVPTHTPTSLSAFAAMESTRKPQPPQHLGLYQVGGKGHGPPPTPRFNPITVTLAPNTGRNTPTSLHIHGGPQSGLNSPNSIYIRPYVTQPGSTRQVQGRAQYSPTSQPAQQIYQITHPAASQSSWSGSQHQTSHVYMPISSPTNTQAPSIPSAVASQASSSSPSPSSCSSAASFSQYNIQNISTGPRKNQIEIKLESPQRIAGGSSTATATLLRSGSAPRATCSSTSSSCPSSSSLAASTGPSAPISIGGAGLSRSQPTVYISASPPAAATTPSDECAIVPNTPRSQPKFYISANTSADDGGGRNPPTVYISANPTLQNSAGLRALGSQVSMGPAYIHHHPPKSRPSVGAGGTATSPRVVVTQPNTKYTFKITVSPNKPPAVSPGVVSPTFEPTNLLSLPGDHHYAEPDPLYQSDPLSPHRDKSSEPRRLSMGADDAAYTQALLVHQRARMERLWHELELKKRKLEKLKEEVNEMENDLTRRRLQRSNSVCQIPSIEEMQQLRCKNRLLQIDIDCLTKEIDLLQTRGPDFNPIAIHNFYDNLGFLGPVPPKPHKGSTKQAVDHTGSLDRRGRKINVSSKLKRDPSLPPVPPSMAVSMEGSRNVRVMPEPEEDDGVQWSCTACTFLNHPALNRCEECEFPRHF, encoded by the exons ATGGCACAGGGAAACCAGCAGATTGACAACCAGGTTCTGCACCACCTGCAGCAAAAGTTTCCAGAAGTTCCAGAGGACgtggtgtgtgagtgtgtcctACAG CCCCTCCCTTCAAACCACCTGTCATGTAGAGACGGCGTTCCACAATCTAGCCAGTTCCTG AATAAGAACGATTTGGCTGCATGTTGCGAGTACCTGGCCAAGGTGAGTCCTGGTTTTTTGTATAGTGAAGGCAGCCAGAGTTTGACAGATCTTCGCAATCACATGACCCAACTCAACCTCGGCGTCTCTCAGAATACCCATGGTGCAGTGCAGCGAGATGTAGTAAGGATGAATGGCAGCAGGACTCTCACCCCCAGTGTGAACGATGGGCCTTTAAACGTACTGTCTCCCCTCTCTGAGTTCTATCAGCCTGAAACGCCGTCTGTGCCTACACACACGCCCACAAGCCTCAGTGCATTCGCTGCCATGGAGTCCACTCGTAAGCCGCAGCCTCCTCAGCATCTTGGCCTTTACCAGGTTGGGGGCAAAGGTCATGGACCACCGCCAACCCCACGCTTCAACCCAATCACAGTGACGCTCGCGCCCAACACCGGCCGAAATACACCTACCTCCCTGCACATACATGGAGGGCCTCAGTCGGGTCTGAACAGTCCAAACTCCATCTATATTCGCCCATACGTGACCCAGCCAGGCTCAACGCGACAGGTACAAGGACGAGCGCAGTACAGTCCCACCTCCCAGCCTGCCCAGCAGATCTATCAGATCACTCATCCTGCAGCTTCCCAGAGTTCGTGGAGCGGCAGCCAGCATCAAACCTCACATGTATACATGCCTATAAGTTCACCTACCAACACCCAGGCCCCCTCCATCCCCTCGGCTGTGGCGTCACAGGCATCCTCTTCGTCACCCTCGCCTTCCTCATGCTCATCTGCTGCCTCCTTTAGCCAGTATAACATCCAGAACATCTCAACTGGGCCACGGAAGAATCAAATTGAGATAAAGTTGGAGTCTCCACAGAGGATAGCTGGTGGTTCGAGCACGGCCACCGCTACGCTCCTGCGTTCCGGTTCTGCCCCACGAGCCACCTGTAGCTCCACATCTTCATCCTGTCCATCGTCATCTTCGCTGGCTGCCAGCACGGGTCCTTCTGCCCCGATCTCAATTGGAGGTGCTGGGCTCAGTCGCAGCCAGCCCACGGTGTATATCTCTGCGTCCCCACCCGCTGCTGCTACTACCCCATCGGACGAATGCGCCATTGTTCCCAACACCCCTCGCTCACAGCCCAAGTTCTATATTTCTGCAAACACATCAGCCGATGATGGAGGGGGAAGGAACCCGCCTACAGTCTATATCTCGGCCAATCCAACACTTCAGAATTCTGCTGGTCTGCGGGCTTTAGGAAGCCAGGTGAGCATGGGACCTGCATATATACACCACCACCCACCCAAATCTCGTCCCTCTGTGGGAGCTGGAGGGACTGCCACGTCTCCTCGTGTGGTGGTAACGCAGCCCAACAccaaatacacatttaaaatcaCTGTCTCCCCCAATAAACCGCCAGCTGTGTCTCCTGGAGTGGTATCGCCAACGTTTGAGCCAACTAACCTGCTCAGTCTACCTGGCGATCACCATTATGCAGAGCCGGATCCCCTGTACCAGTCTGACCCGCTTTCACCTCACCGGGACAAAAGCTCAGAGCCTCGCAGACTCAGCATGGGTGCTGACGACGCTGCGTACACACAAG CTTTGCTAGTGCATCAGAGAGCACGCATGGAGAGATTGTGGCATGAATTAGAGCTGAAGAAGAGAAAGCTGGAGAAGCTGAAAGAAGAAGTCAACGAGATGGAAAATGACCTCACAAGGAGACGACTGCAGCGCTCCAACTCAGTCTGTCAGATACCATCT attGAGGAGATGCAGCAACTGAGGTGTAAGAATAGGCTTCTACAGATCGATATTGATTGTTTAACCAAAGAGATTGACCTCCTTCAGACAAGAG GACCAGACTTTAATCCCATTGCAATTCACAATTTTTATGACAACCTTGGATTCTTGGGTCCTGTACCTCCTAAACCGCATAAAGGTTCTACAAAACAAG CTGTGGATCACACAGGTTCTCTAGACAGGAGAGGGCGCAAAATAAACGTCAGCTCCAAGTTAAAGAGAGACCCGTCTCTACCTCCTGTACCACCTTCTATGGCTGTATCCATGG AGGGCAGTAGGAATGTGAGGGTCATGCCGGAGCCTGAGGAGGATGATGGAGTTCAGTGGAGCTGTACTGCCTGCACCTTCCTCAACCACCCTGCCCTCAACCGCTGTGAAGAGTGTGAATTTCCACGGCATTTctga
- the tab2 gene encoding TGF-beta-activated kinase 1 and MAP3K7-binding protein 2 isoform X5 — MAQGNQQIDNQVLHHLQQKFPEVPEDVVCECVLQNKNDLAACCEYLAKNTHGAVQRDVVRMNGSRTLTPSVNDGPLNVLSPLSEFYQPETPSVPTHTPTSLSAFAAMESTRKPQPPQHLGLYQVGGKGHGPPPTPRFNPITVTLAPNTGRNTPTSLHIHGGPQSGLNSPNSIYIRPYVTQPGSTRQVQGRAQYSPTSQPAQQIYQITHPAASQSSWSGSQHQTSHVYMPISSPTNTQAPSIPSAVASQASSSSPSPSSCSSAASFSQYNIQNISTGPRKNQIEIKLESPQRIAGGSSTATATLLRSGSAPRATCSSTSSSCPSSSSLAASTGPSAPISIGGAGLSRSQPTVYISASPPAAATTPSDECAIVPNTPRSQPKFYISANTSADDGGGRNPPTVYISANPTLQNSAGLRALGSQVSMGPAYIHHHPPKSRPSVGAGGTATSPRVVVTQPNTKYTFKITVSPNKPPAVSPGVVSPTFEPTNLLSLPGDHHYAEPDPLYQSDPLSPHRDKSSEPRRLSMGADDAAYTQALLVHQRARMERLWHELELKKRKLEKLKEEVNEMENDLTRRRLQRSNSVCQIPSIEEMQQLRCKNRLLQIDIDCLTKEIDLLQTRGPDFNPIAIHNFYDNLGFLGPVPPKPHKGSTKQAVDHTGSLDRRGRKINVSSKLKRDPSLPPVPPSMAVSMEGSRNVRVMPEPEEDDGVQWSCTACTFLNHPALNRCEECEFPRHF, encoded by the exons ATGGCACAGGGAAACCAGCAGATTGACAACCAGGTTCTGCACCACCTGCAGCAAAAGTTTCCAGAAGTTCCAGAGGACgtggtgtgtgagtgtgtcctACAG AATAAGAACGATTTGGCTGCATGTTGCGAGTACCTGGCCAAG AATACCCATGGTGCAGTGCAGCGAGATGTAGTAAGGATGAATGGCAGCAGGACTCTCACCCCCAGTGTGAACGATGGGCCTTTAAACGTACTGTCTCCCCTCTCTGAGTTCTATCAGCCTGAAACGCCGTCTGTGCCTACACACACGCCCACAAGCCTCAGTGCATTCGCTGCCATGGAGTCCACTCGTAAGCCGCAGCCTCCTCAGCATCTTGGCCTTTACCAGGTTGGGGGCAAAGGTCATGGACCACCGCCAACCCCACGCTTCAACCCAATCACAGTGACGCTCGCGCCCAACACCGGCCGAAATACACCTACCTCCCTGCACATACATGGAGGGCCTCAGTCGGGTCTGAACAGTCCAAACTCCATCTATATTCGCCCATACGTGACCCAGCCAGGCTCAACGCGACAGGTACAAGGACGAGCGCAGTACAGTCCCACCTCCCAGCCTGCCCAGCAGATCTATCAGATCACTCATCCTGCAGCTTCCCAGAGTTCGTGGAGCGGCAGCCAGCATCAAACCTCACATGTATACATGCCTATAAGTTCACCTACCAACACCCAGGCCCCCTCCATCCCCTCGGCTGTGGCGTCACAGGCATCCTCTTCGTCACCCTCGCCTTCCTCATGCTCATCTGCTGCCTCCTTTAGCCAGTATAACATCCAGAACATCTCAACTGGGCCACGGAAGAATCAAATTGAGATAAAGTTGGAGTCTCCACAGAGGATAGCTGGTGGTTCGAGCACGGCCACCGCTACGCTCCTGCGTTCCGGTTCTGCCCCACGAGCCACCTGTAGCTCCACATCTTCATCCTGTCCATCGTCATCTTCGCTGGCTGCCAGCACGGGTCCTTCTGCCCCGATCTCAATTGGAGGTGCTGGGCTCAGTCGCAGCCAGCCCACGGTGTATATCTCTGCGTCCCCACCCGCTGCTGCTACTACCCCATCGGACGAATGCGCCATTGTTCCCAACACCCCTCGCTCACAGCCCAAGTTCTATATTTCTGCAAACACATCAGCCGATGATGGAGGGGGAAGGAACCCGCCTACAGTCTATATCTCGGCCAATCCAACACTTCAGAATTCTGCTGGTCTGCGGGCTTTAGGAAGCCAGGTGAGCATGGGACCTGCATATATACACCACCACCCACCCAAATCTCGTCCCTCTGTGGGAGCTGGAGGGACTGCCACGTCTCCTCGTGTGGTGGTAACGCAGCCCAACAccaaatacacatttaaaatcaCTGTCTCCCCCAATAAACCGCCAGCTGTGTCTCCTGGAGTGGTATCGCCAACGTTTGAGCCAACTAACCTGCTCAGTCTACCTGGCGATCACCATTATGCAGAGCCGGATCCCCTGTACCAGTCTGACCCGCTTTCACCTCACCGGGACAAAAGCTCAGAGCCTCGCAGACTCAGCATGGGTGCTGACGACGCTGCGTACACACAAG CTTTGCTAGTGCATCAGAGAGCACGCATGGAGAGATTGTGGCATGAATTAGAGCTGAAGAAGAGAAAGCTGGAGAAGCTGAAAGAAGAAGTCAACGAGATGGAAAATGACCTCACAAGGAGACGACTGCAGCGCTCCAACTCAGTCTGTCAGATACCATCT attGAGGAGATGCAGCAACTGAGGTGTAAGAATAGGCTTCTACAGATCGATATTGATTGTTTAACCAAAGAGATTGACCTCCTTCAGACAAGAG GACCAGACTTTAATCCCATTGCAATTCACAATTTTTATGACAACCTTGGATTCTTGGGTCCTGTACCTCCTAAACCGCATAAAGGTTCTACAAAACAAG CTGTGGATCACACAGGTTCTCTAGACAGGAGAGGGCGCAAAATAAACGTCAGCTCCAAGTTAAAGAGAGACCCGTCTCTACCTCCTGTACCACCTTCTATGGCTGTATCCATGG AGGGCAGTAGGAATGTGAGGGTCATGCCGGAGCCTGAGGAGGATGATGGAGTTCAGTGGAGCTGTACTGCCTGCACCTTCCTCAACCACCCTGCCCTCAACCGCTGTGAAGAGTGTGAATTTCCACGGCATTTctga